From the Lolium rigidum isolate FL_2022 chromosome 2, APGP_CSIRO_Lrig_0.1, whole genome shotgun sequence genome, one window contains:
- the LOC124692454 gene encoding probable enoyl-CoA hydratase 2, mitochondrial, with product MRSLRGLLAVSGHITGRQTPSSSAAASAHSALFVRALQILSQPEPVRLHKLSAPDTGIVELRLDRPEARNAIGKEMLRGLRSAMERVEADPTANVLLLASSVPKAFCAGADLKERRLMGLCEVREFVNSLRATFSSFEALPIPTIAVIEGAAFGGGLELALSCDLRICGESATFCLPETGLAIIPGAGGTQRLPRIVGRSRAKELIFTGRRFDAMEAVTMGVVNYCVPGGEAYQKALELAREINGKGPLAIRMAKKAINQGMEVDLSSALTVEEECYEQVLDTQDRLEGLAAFAEKRKPLYTGK from the exons ATGCGCAGCCTCCGGGGCCTCCTCGCCGTCTCCGGCCACATCACCGGCCGCCAAACACCAtcgagcagcgccgccgcctccgcccacagcGCCCTATTCGTCCGCGCCCTCCAGATCCTCTCCCAGCCGGAGCCCGTCCGCCTGCACAAGCTCTCCGCCCCCGACACCG GGATCGTGGAGCTGAGGCTGGACCGGCCGGAGGCCAGGAACGCCATCGGGAAGGAGATGCTCAGGGGGCTGCGGAGCGCCATGGAGAGGGTGGAGGCTGACCCCACGGCCAACGTCCTGCTGCTCGCGAGCTCCGTGCCCAAGGCCTTCTGCGCGGGCGCTGACCTCAAG GAAAGGAGGTTAATGGGCCTTTGCGAAGTCCGGGAATTTGTTAATTCCTTGAGAGCTACATTCTCGTCCTTTGAG GCACTCCCCATCCCTACAATTGCTGTTATTGAAGGAGCTGCTTTTGGTGGTGGACTAGAATTGGCTCTTTCGTGTGATCTTCGTATATGTG GGGAAAGTGCAACATTCTGTTTGCCAGAAACCGGCCTTGCTATTATTCCTGG AGCTGGAGGAACACAGCGTCTTCCTAGGATTGTTGGAAGGTCCAGAGCAAAGGAATTGATATTCACTGGCCGTAGATTTGATGCGATGGAAGCTGTAACTATGG GAGTAGTAAACTACTGTGTTCCTGGTGGTGAGGCTTATCAAAAGGCTCTTGAACTTGCCCGGGAGATAAATGGGAAA GGTCCATTAGCGATAAGGatggccaagaaggccatcaatcAAGGGATGGAGGTAGACCTGTCCTCTGCACTGACTGTCGAAGAAGAATGCTATGAGCAAGTTCTGGACACTCAGGATCGTCTTGAAGGTCTAGCTGCATTTGCCGAGAAAAGAAAACCTTTGTACACAGGAAAGTAA
- the LOC124687477 gene encoding probable enoyl-CoA hydratase 2, mitochondrial produces the protein MRTSRGLLLAAVAGHHAGRHASAAPAHRFLPVRELQILAQPEPVRLKKLSAPDSGIVELTLERPEVKNAINWELMRRLRGAIGKIEADATAKVVLVASSVPGIFCAGADLKERRLMSSSQVQEYTNSLRSTFSYVEALPIPTIAVIEGAALGGGLELALSCDMLICGENATLGLPETGLAIIPGAGGTQRLPRIIGRSRAKELIFTGRRCDAAEAVMMGLANYCVPAGEAYNKALEVAREITKKGPLGIKMAKKAIDQGMGVSDMGSALAVEGECYDQLLHTRDRLEGLAAFAEKRKPVYNGE, from the exons ATGCGCACCTCGCggggcctcctcctcgccgccgtcgccggccacCACGCCGGCCGCCACGCTTCAGCGGCTCCTGCTCACCGTTTCCTCCCCGTTCGCGAGCTCCAAATCCTCGCCCAGCCGGAGCCCGTGCGCCTGAAGAAGCTCTCGGCACCCGACTCCG GGATCGTGGAGCTGACGCTGGAGCGGCCAGAGGTAAAGAACGCCATCAACTGGGAGCTCATGAGGAGGCTACGGGGCGCGATCGGGAAGATCGAGGCCGACGCGACGGCCAAGGTCGTCCTGGTCGCGAGCTCCGTGCCAGGAATTTTCTGCGCGGGCGCCGATCTCAAG GAAAGGAGGCTCATGAGTTCTTCGCAAGTTCAAGAATATACTAATTCGTTAAGGTCTACATTCTCGTACGTTGAG GCACTCCCCATTCCAACAATTGCTGTCATTGAAGGAGCGGCTTTGGGTGGCGGGCTAGAACTTGCTCTGTCATGTGATATGCTTATATGTG GAGAAAATGCAACCCTTGGTCTGCCAGAGACAGGCCTTGCTATTATTCCTGG AGCCGGCGGCACGCAGCGCCTTCCAAGGATTATCGGAAGGTCCAGAGCAAAGGAACTGATATTCACAGGTCGTAGATGCGACGCCGCTGAAGCTGTCATGATGG GACTAGCAAACTACTGCGTTCCAGCTGGGGAGGCCTACAACAAAGCTCTTGAAGTCGCTCGTGAGATAACAAAGAAA GGCCCTCTGGGCATAAAAATGGCCAAGAAGGCCATCGATCAAGGGATGGGGGTATCAGACATGGGCTCTGCGCTGGCTGTCGAAGGGGAATGCTACGACCAGCTGCTGCACACGCGAGATCGCCTCGAGGGCCTAGCTGCATTCGCTGAGAAGAGGAAGCCTGTGTACAACGGAGAATAG
- the LOC124687478 gene encoding phospholipase A1-Ibeta2, chloroplastic-like produces MSIAAAVTGTATAAVHVAQRHASPARTTAPRREQSPLNPNSQALRAAGQPSGSSASPTDGVRTHIANLDRVLGKPPTVPRPTGSHAHAASKEAQAGSRDQEPLNVRHGLLNALNLSFFVPMPGMRARTAADEHMSPRSLMHMQQLLSADSPRASPRSTIGPRWRALHGEGGWAGLLDPLDSDLRRELLRYGDFVQAAYQAFQSLPTASARHRGLMLPDRSYRPTRSLFATAALSMPTWARRPNTPEWLTQQSNWIGYVAVCESEREVQRMGRRDIAIVLRGTITCPEWAENLRATLVPLDDGETASTTHAGAEQPKVARGFRSLYKTAGEKVRSLSEDVMDEVRRLMEKYKGEELSITVVGHSLGGALALLVADEIATTIPDAPQVAVVSFGGPKVGNAAFVEKLKATGKVNVLRIVNAGDMVTKVPGVAPRLPLSREHYQHAGAELRIDSKNSPCLRPDVGPASRHDLEAYLHLIDGFTATGSPFRYDARRSVIRLLQLQRGNVKKEYVKRARDLGVDPAAPADVGRSMAYGNCAVASPS; encoded by the coding sequence ATGTCAATCGCCGCGGCCGTGACGGGGACCGCCACAGCGGCGGTGCACGTCGCGCAGCGCCACGCCTCTCCGGCGCGCACCACGGCGCCTCGCCGCGAGCAGTCGCCGCTCAACCCCAACTCGCAGGCGCTCCGCGCGGCGGGCCAACCCAGCGGGTCCTCCGCCTCCCCCACGGATGGCGTGAGGACTCACATCGCAAACCTTGACCGGGTACTCGGGAAGCCGCCGACGGTGCCGAGGCCGACGGGCAGCCACGCCCACGCGGCGAGCAAGGAAGCGCAGGCCGGGAGCCGCGACCAGGAGCCGCTCAACGTCCGGCACGGGCTGCTCAACGCGCTCAACCTGTCCTTCTTCGTGCCCATGCCCGGGATGCGGGCGCGCACGGCCGCCGACGAGCACATGTCCCCGCGCAGCCTCATGCACATGCAGCAGCTGCTGTCGGCCGACTCCCCGCGCGCGTCCCCGCGGAGCACCATCGGCCCGCGCTGGCGCGCCCTCCACGGCGAGGGCGGCTGGGCGGGGCTCCTCGACCCGCTCGACTCCGACCTCCGCCGCGAGCTGCTCCGCTACGGCGACTTCGTGCAGGCCGCGTACCAGGCCTTCCAGTCGCTGCCCACCGCCTCGGCCAGGCACCGGGGACTCATGCTCCCGGACCGCTCCTACCGCCCCACCCGCAGCCTCTTCGCCACCGCCGCGCTCTCCATGCCGACCTGGGCCAGGCGCCCCAACACGCCCGAGTGGCTCACGCAGCAGTCCAACTGGATCGGCTACGTCGCCGTCTGCGAGTCCGAGCGGGAGGTCCAGCGCATGGGCCGCCGCGACATCGCCATCGTGCTGCGCGGCACCATCACCTGCCCCGAGTGGGCTGAGAACCTGCGCGCCACGCTCGTGCCCCTCGACGACGGAGAGACCGCCTCCACCACCCACGCCGGAGCGGAACAGCCCAAGGTGGCCCGCGGGTTCCGGAGCCTCTACAAGACGGCCGGGGAGAAGGTGAGGAGCCTGTCGGAGGACGTCATGGACGAGGTGCGGCGCCTCATGGAGAAGTACAAGGGCGAGGAGCTCAGCATCACGGTCGTCGGCCACAGCCTCGGCGGCGCGCTGGCGCTGCTCGTGGCCGACGAGATCGCCACCACCATCCCCGACGCCCCGCAGGTCGCCGTCGTCTCCTTCGGCGGGCCCAAGGTGGGCAACGCCGCGTTCGTCGAGAAGCTCAAGGCCACCGGCAAGGTCAACGTCCTGCGCATCGTCAACGCCGGCGACATGGTCACCAAGGTCCCCGGGGTGGCGCCGCGGCTGCCGCTCAGCAGGGAGCATTACCAGCACGCCGGCGCGGAGCTGCGCATCGACAGCAAGAACTCGCCGTGCCTGCGCCCCGACGTCGGCCCGGCCAGCCGCCACGACCTGGAGGCCTACCTCCACCTCATCGACGGCTTCACGGCGACGGGGAGCCCCTTCCGGTACGACGCCCGCCGCAGCGTCATACGCCTGCTGCAGCTGCAGAGGGGCAACGTCAAGAAGGAGTACGTCAAGCGCGCCAGGGACCTCGGCGTCGACCCCGCCGCGCCGGCCGATGTCGGCCGGAGCATGGCGTATGGTAACTGCGCCGTCGCCAGCCCGTCATGA